The sequence CAATTTTACCCGCCGTGCCGGTCTGATCGAGGGGCATCCGCACAGAAAAATCACCTTTCTTGACAGCGGCGAGTATTCTTAATAGCTGTTTTTCATCTAAATCGTCTGTACGATCTTGGACTGCTTGATTGCTTGACATAGCTGATTCCTTTTGCCGGTTGATGAGTGAGCAGTGGTGGGCGAATAATTATTAGATTTACTTATTACGCGTAGCGATTTAACAGGAAAACTTGATATGATTCTCCTAAGTAAGCGAATAACTAACCGCAGTTAACCTGCTAGTTAGTCTTGATTCGAGTTGCCTGTTAATGGGTTATAGAGGCTTTTCCCATCTTCCCTTCTCTGCTTGTGTCTAGTGGTATATAGCCTTGACCCTAGAGAAAGGAAACGGCTGTTTTTTTGCAACCCTGTATTTACGTCTTTGGATACCGGCTGCCGGTGATTGCTGGCGAAATCTTAGGCTTTAAGGAAGATAATGCCGGTGACTTCTCTGCTCATTATCTGGCAAAAATGTACCTAGACATCTCTGCCGGAAGGAGGATGATAAAAGTTAAGTGCAGTGTAAAAGTTAAAAGCTTAGCGGCAAGATGAGCCGTTTTTAAGCTTTCAATCATTTATCTTGCATATTCAATTGGATGATCTATGGGAGTGCTGCGGGTGCGGTGGAGATGAAGGTAAAAGGTAAAAGACAGCAAAAAGTGACGAGCTTGCATTCGGGTTCGTCACTTTTTACAATTTAAGGGGAAATAGCTTTTAACTTTTGGGTAAAGTTTTTCTGGTTCTCTCCCACAAAGTATGCAAGTTGATTGCATATTTATTAATCATTAATGGCACTGAGCAGCACTTCTGCTAGGGTGACATCTGCCATATCATCGATGGTAATCGTGTCACAAATATCGAATTTCGCGCCGGCACCTTGCAATTCATCATCCAATGCCTTTAAAAATCGGCTGGCGGTGGCGTCCGATCCGACTTGTATGATAGAAATGCCGAGTTCTTCATCGCGATCCATGCGGCGAGATGCTTCAATAATTGCTTTCATCACGGCTTTGCGATCATCGGGTTCCCCATCTGTCACCACTAAAATGGTTTCGCCGCCGGCTTTTATCTGTCCCGCTGCTTTACGCTGAAAATACTGATTGGTTGCATCTTGCAACACAGCGGCGAGGTTGGTTGTGCCGGCAGGATCGTTTTCTTGAAAAATCTGTCCAACTTTACTAGAAGTTACATTTTCGTAGCGTTTAAATCGGCTGGAAAATAGGTAAACTGTAATCCCATCCGGGTCAAATTGCTCACATTTGCGCGCGAGTGCCAAAGTAGACTCTTGCGCTGCTTCCCAACGACTTCTGCCACCTGCCTGATCTGGGGTAGACATACTGCCGCTTTTATCAATAATTAATGTAAAATCCCGATTTTCTACTGCCATAATTGACCTTTCAGATGTTAGTTGTTAGCAAGGAGTGAAGGGGATTCTCCAAAATCATAATCTAGCTGCCGGTAAGGACGGGTTTAGGAAATTAGCTTTCTCGTTGAAAGTCTATTTTGTTTAAAACCCGTCCTTGTCTAAATTATTGATTTGGAGAATTAATCAAAGAATTCATGGCTCGTTAGTCTGCAATCGCATTCAGCAGCACTTCTGTTAAAGTCAACCCTTCCATGTCATCCAGGGTAACTGTATCGACAATATCAAATTTTGCGCCGGCACCTTGCAATTCATCATCCAAAGCTTTCAGAAACCGGGTTGCTGTTTGATCATTGCCAACCTGAATAAATGAGATCGCCAATTCTTCATCTCGCTCCATTTGACGGGAGGTATCAATAATTACCT is a genomic window of Microcoleus sp. FACHB-672 containing:
- a CDS encoding vWA domain-containing protein → MAVENRDFTLIIDKSGSMSTPDQAGGRSRWEAAQESTLALARKCEQFDPDGITVYLFSSRFKRYENVTSSKVGQIFQENDPAGTTNLAAVLQDATNQYFQRKAAGQIKAGGETILVVTDGEPDDRKAVMKAIIEASRRMDRDEELGISIIQVGSDATASRFLKALDDELQGAGAKFDICDTITIDDMADVTLAEVLLSAIND